The Streptomyces sp. NBC_01317 genomic interval CTGGTCGGTGCTGATGTCGCTGGAGACGAAGTCCTGCCACACCAGCAGACCGAGCTTGTCCGCGTGGTAGTACCAGCGGGGCGACTCCACCTTGATGTGCTTGCGCACCGCGTTGAAGCCGAGGTCCTTCTGCGCCTTCAGGTCGAAGGTGAGCGCCGCGTCACTGGGCTGGGTGTACAGACCGTCGGGCCAGAAGCCCTGGTCCAGCATGGCCAGCGAGAAGAACGGCTTCCCGTTGAGTACGAGCTTCTGGTAGCCGCCGACCTTCTCGACGGCGAGGGAACGCATGCCGAAGTAGCTGTCGACACTGTCCTTGGACCGGCCGTCCGCCAGGGTCACTTCGAGGTCGTACAGGTACGGGTCGTCCGGCGACCAGAGGTGCTGGTTCCTGACCGGCAGGGTCAGCGCGCGGTTCGCCGGTCCGGTGACCGTGCCGACGGTCTTGCCCTTCTTGTCGCGGGCGACGGCGGTGATCCGGGCGCCGGCCGAGGCGCCGGCGGAGTTGACGGTCAGCGCGAGGGTGCCCTTGTCGATGTCCGGGGTGGTCGTCAGGGAGTCCACCGCGGCGGGCGCGACCGGCTCCATCCACACGGTCTGCCAGATTCCGGAGGACGGGGTGTAGACGATGCCGCCCGGGTTCGTGGACTGCTTGCCCTTCGGCTGGTTCGGTCCCGTCACATCGGTCACCGCGACGATGATCTCCTGCGGGCCGCTGCCCTTGACCGCGTCCGTGATGTCGGCGGTGAATCCGGTGTAACCGCCCGTGTGTTCAGCGACCTTCCGGCCGTTGACCCACACGGTGGACCGGTAGTCGACCGCGTCGAAGTTGAGCTTCAGCCGCTGACCGCCGTCGGGCCCCTTGCCGACGGACCAGTTCTTCGGCACCGTGACAAGCTTCCGGTAGAACATGTGGTCTTCGTGCCGCTCAAGTCCCGACAGCTGGGACTCCACGGGGAACGGTACGACGATGCGTTCACCGAGCCGCTTGCCGAAGACCGGCTGCTCGCCCTCGGCGGCTCCGGCGAACTCCCACGGGCCGTTGAGGTTCATCCACCGGTCGCGCACCTGCTGCGGCCGGGGGTACTCGGGCAGCGGGTGGTCGCGGTCGAGCTTGTCGCCCCAGGTGGTCGTCAGCCGGTGCGTGGACCGGTTCTTGGCCGTACGGCTGATCGGGGGGACGGTGTCGCCGCCCGCCCGGAGACCGCCCTCACCGTCGTACGCGACCCGGACCTGCTGGCCCTTCTGGATCGGCGCCGCGAGCGTGACGACCAGGGCCTTGCGGTTGTTGGACGCCTTGGCCACCGACTTCACCGGCATCGGCGAGGTGTCGGCCTCGATCTTGAGGTGGTCCTTGACGCCGCCGATGTTCTCGACCGTGCCGTCGAAGGTCGCCTGGAGCCGCGTGCCGTCCTCGGCGACGCTCAGCGCGACGGGGTAGACCTCGAAGTCGGCCGGCGGGGTGAACGCCTCTTCCGGCACGATCTGCTTGTTGAGGTCCTTGCTCGCCCAGCGGAGGAACATGTTGGCGCCGCCGATGTCCTGGAACATCTCAAGCCGGAACTCGTGCGGCTCGCCGGCGGTCAGCGCGACCGGCTCACTGTGCTGCTCGACGTCCCAGTCGGGCACCCAGTGGTCGATGACGACGCTGCCGTCGATGAAGAGCCTGAACCCGTTGTCGCCGATCGCGGAGAAGGTGTAGTCACCGGTGGCGGGGGCCGTTATCTGTCCGGTCCAGCGGGCTGTGGTGTTCTCGGTGCGTCCGGTCGTGGACTCGAACGTCCCGGTGAGACCGGGGAAGTTGATCTGCGGGTCGAGCGCCACGCCACCGAGCTCGGCGAAGTCGCGAGCCCCCGGCGCGGACATCCTGAAGTACTCGCCCTTCAGACCGTGCACATCGGTGGCCGGGTCGTCGGAGGCGAAAGCGGGCGCGGAGGCGGTCGCCGGGGCGACACCGGGCGCGGGGGCGGCAGCGGCGGCCGGGACCAGGGTGGCGCCGACGGGCAGCAGAAGTGCGACCGTACACGCCAGTGCTCGGAGCAGTGTTCGGGGGCGGAATGGTTGTTGTCTCAAGGCGTCGTCCTCGTCGAAGGGACAGAAGTGCCTCGCACCTGCGGGATGCGGCAGCACATAGTCGAACATTGAGCCACAGCCCCAAACACATAACAACAGTCGTGCACGCACATTTTCAACGATGGAAAATGTGCGAACGTGCAGGCCCCGGTGAACGGGTGTACACCGCCCCCCGGGGCCTGTGTGGGGACCGCCGACGCCCGGCTCATCACCCGGACGCCCGTCCGGGCCGGAGCGGACTCCCCGATTCCGGACGGGCGATTGATCACCGCGCGGCAGAACGGTGCCGGCTACCGCTCCTGCCCGACCTTCCCCGGCCGGAGCACCTTGCTGAACAGGACCGTGCCGCCCTCCGCCCGCAGACGGACCGTCAGCTCGCCGCTCCCACCGTCGATGTCGACCTCGCCGAAGTACTGCGGGGACTCCATCGGCGACACGTTCGCCCGGTCGGGCGCGCGCACGAAGACCCGGTCGGGCCCGAACGTACCGTCCAGCGCGTTGGCCTGGAATCCGCCTGCCGCCAGCGGCCCCGAGACGAACTCCCAGAACGGCGCGAAGTCCTTGAACGCCGCGCGCTCCGGCGCGTAGTGCTGCGCCGAGGTGTAGTGGACGTCCGCCGTGAGCCACAGCGTGCCCGTGATCCGCCGGTGCTTGATGTACCGCAGCAGCTCGGCGATCTGGAGTTCACGGCCGAGCGGAGCGCCCGGGTCGCCCTGGGCGACGGCCTCGAAGTTGGTGGCGCCGTCCGGGACGACCAGTCCGAGCGGCATGTCGGCGGCGATCACCTTCCACTCCGCACGCGAACGCGACAACTCCCGCTTGAGCCACTCCAACTGCTCCGCGCCGAGGATGCCGGTGGTGTCGTCGGCCTGCCGGTCGGGAGAGTTGGCGTTGCGGAACGAACGCATGTCCAGGACGAACACGTCCAGCAGCGGACCGTGGCTGATCACCCGGTGCACCCGGCGGTCGGCCCCGCGTTCGTGGAGGGTCGACACCGGGAAGTACTCACGGAACGCGCGCGCCGAACGGGCCGCCAGCAGATCGACGTTCTTCTCCGTGTAGCGGACGTCGTCCAGGATCTGACCGGGGTACCAGTTGTTGCGCACCTCGTGGTCGTCCCACTGGACGATCGTCGGCACCTGGGAGTTGAAGCGCCGCACGTTGGCGTCCAGCAGGTTGTAGCGGAAGTTGCCCCGGTACTCGTCGAGCGACTGCGCGACCTTCGACTTCTCCTCGGTGGTGACGTTCCGCCAGATCCGGCCGTCCGGCAGCGTCACCTGCGGTTCGAGCGGGCCGTCGGCGTAGATGGTGTCGCCGCTGCACAGGAAGAAGTCGGGGTCCAGCCGCCGCATCTCGTCGTACGCGCGGTAGCCGCCGATGTCCGGGTTGATGCCCCAGCCCTGCCCGGCGATGTCGCCCGACCACAGGAAGCGCACACCCTGCCGGCGTCTCGCGGGCGCGGTACGGAACGTGCCGTACACGGGTTCGCCGGTACGGCGGTAGTCGTCCGGGTCGGCGAGGGTCACCCGGTAGTGCACCTGCTCACCGGCCGGGAGGCCGCGCAGGGGGACCGTACCGGTGAAGTCGGAGCCCGGGCCGAGCAGCGGGCCGTGCCAGGTGCGGGCGCGCCGGAACGACTCGGTGGCGGAGGTCTCCACGATCATCCGGGCCGGCCGGTCGGACCGGACCCACGCCAGTCCGGACGACGACGTGACATCGCCCATCTGTACGCCCCAGGCGGCGCGGGGCCGCCCGGACCGCGCCTGCGCGGGCGCCGCGCCCGCCACCAGGCCGGCGGTGGGCAGGGCCAGCGCCGCCGACGCGGCGAGCGTGCCGCGCAGCACGCCGCGGCGGCCGGGCGAGGCCGCGGACTGGGGGGAGTTCGGGTGGTACGACATCGATGCGCCTCCTGGGCAGACGGGTGCCGATTGCCGTGCCATGCCTAACGCCCGGTGGCAGCCGCCGCGCGAACCCCGGATGAACAACCGGCCGGTGGTGTCGTCGAGTGCCGCCGAGAGGGGGTCAGCCGGCCGTGGGCCGGGAGGTGGGGGTCTTCTTCTCCCGGCTGTCCGCCGCGAGTCGGGGCTCGGGTGAAGGCTCCGGCTTCAGGATCCGGGCGGTGAAGCCGGCGACCACGCAGAAGGCCGCGGGGAGGAGGAAGGTGAGGTTCAGCGGGATCGCGTGGGTCAGCGGGCCGATCACGGCGGGACCGGCGAGCATCCCCAGGTAGCCGAGGCCCGCCACGCGCGAGACGTTGGCCCCGGCCGCGTCCGGATCGGCGTGCCCCGCCGCGCTGAAGAGCTGCGGGACGCAGCCGGACAGACCGGCGCCGACGACGGTCCAACCGAGCAGCGCCAGGGGGACGTCGGGCGCGAACGCGGCCAGGGTCAGACCGGCCGCGCCGACCGCCGACCCGTACCGCAGGACGGCGACCGCGCCCACCCGTGCCGCCACCCGGTCGGTGAGCAGGCGGCCCGCGGTCATGGCCGTGGCGAACGCGCCGTACGCGAGTGCGGCGGTGGAGGCGGGCGCTCCGAGGACGTCCTTCACATGGAGCACGCTCCAGTCGTTGGCCACGCCCTCGCAGAGCATCAGCATGAAGGCGAGCACCGCCAGGATCCAGATGCGCGAGGGCGTCGCCCGCCGGGCCTTGCGGGCGGGGCCGGTCGAGGCCTCGGCGGCGGATGCGTCAACAGCGGCCGGCGGGTCCGGGCGCAGCAGCGCCCCGGCGGCCACCCCCGCGGCCGCGAGGCAGAACAGCGCCGTTCCCGCCAGCGTGGCGCCCGCGCTCCACCCCCGGCCGAGGGTGAACGCGCCGATGAGCGCGGCGAGTACGCCACCGATGGAGAACCAGGCGTGGAAGGCGGACATGATGGGCCGCCCGTAGCCGCGCTCGACCTGTACGGCGTGGGCGTTCATGCTCACGTCCAGGCACCCGTTGCCGACGCCGAGCAGCAGGAGCGCCCCGCCCAGTGTCCAGACATCGACGGCCAGGCCCGGCAGGACCAGCGAGGCCGCGCACAGCGCCGCACTGGCCGGGACGACCGTACGGGCCCCGAAGCGGTCGGTGAGCGGGCCGGCGAGCTGCATGCCCCCGAAGGCGCCCGCGCCCAGCAGCAGGAGGAGCCAGCCGAGCACGGCGTGGCTGATGCCGGTGCGGTGCTCGATCACCGGGATGTGGACGATCCACATGCCCATGATGAAGCCGGCGAGGACGAAGTACGCAAAAGTGGCCAGCCGGCCGGCCCGCAGTGATCTCTCCATACCGCGAACATACAGAACATCACACATGTTCGTAAACTTGCTCTTCGAACATGATCGGTGTTTGATTCAACCGTGACGAGTGTGGAGCGACTCAGGAAGATCACCGACGCCGTACGGGAGACCGGCCGGTCGAGCGTCGCCGAGCTGGCAGGGCTCACCGGCGCCTCGGAGATGACCATCCGCCGCGACCTGGAGGTCCTGGCGGAGCAAGGTGTCCTGGAGCGCTACCGGGGCGGCGCCAGGAGCCTGCTGCTGCGCGGGGAGGAGCCGCCGTTCGTGCTGCGGGCGCAGGACGGCCAGGAGGCCAAGGCGCGCATCGCCGCCGAGGTCGCCGGGCTGATCGCGGACGGTGAGTCGGTCGTCGTCGACAGCGGCACCACCTGCCTGGAAGTGGCCCGCGCCCTGCACGGCCGCCGCCTGACCGTCATGCCGCTGTCCCTGCACGCGGCCAACGCGCTCGCGGACGCGCCCCGGCTGACCCTGTTGCTGCCCGGCGGCCGGCCGCGCCCCGGCGAACTGGCGCTGACCGGCCCGCTGACCCTGGCGTCCCTGGCCACCCTGCGCTTCGACACCGCCGTCCTCGGCTGCTGCGGTCTCACCGCCGCCGACGGGCTGACCGCGTACGACCTGGACGACGCGGCGGTCAAGCGCGCGGCGATCGCCTCGTCCCGCCGGGTGGTCGCGGTCGCCGAGGCGGCCAAGTTCTCCCGTACCGCGCTCGCCTTCGTCACCCCGGCCGCCGCGCTGCACGTGGTCGTGACCGACCGGGCCGCGCCCGAGGACGAGACCGAGGCGCTGGCCGAGGCGGGAGTCACCGTACGGAGGGTGTGAGGCGCACCGCGGCCTGCTCGTCTCCTCCCTCCCCGGGGAGAGCCGCCTGGACAGGTGCCGGGCGGTCGGCTGGGATGGGAGACGTGGCAGCCGACATGACGAGCACCGACCAATTCGAAGCGCACCGCTCCCTGTTGACGGGGGTGGCCTACCGCATGCTGGGCCGGGTCGCCGACGCCGAGGACGTCGTGCAGGACGCCTGGCTGCGCTGGACCGCCGAGGACCGCGCCGAGGTCCGTGAGCCGCGCGCCTATCTCGTACGGATCACCACCCGCCTCGCGATCGACCGGCTGCGACAGGCGCACGTACGCCGGGAGGCCTATGTGGGCCCCTGGTTGCCGGAGCCGGTCACCACCGATCTCGGATCGGCCGTCCCCGATTCCGCCGAGCGCGCGATGCTGGCCGAATCGGTGTCGTTCGCGGTGCTGGTCGTCCTCGAATCCCTCTCGCCGCTGGAACGCGCGGTGTTCGTCCTGAGGGAGGCCTTCGGTTTCCCGTACGCGGAGATCGCCGCCGTGCTCGACCGGGGCGAGGCGGCGGTCCGCCAGCTCGCGGGGCGCGCGCGGCGCCATGTGGACGAGCGCAGGCCCCGGTTCGACGTCGACCAGGCCGAACGCCGGGCCCTCACCGAACAGTTCCTCGCGGCGGCCGGCGGCGGCGATCTGGACGCCCTGCTCACGCTGCTCGCCCCGGACGTCAGGCTGGTCGGCGACAGCGGCGGGAAGGCGAAGGCGCCGCTGCGGATCGTGGAGGGCGCCGACAAGGTTGGCCGATTCCTGTCCGCCGTCTCGGGGGACGCCGGGCTGTACGAATTCCGGGTCACGGAGGTCAACGGAGCGCCCGCCGTGCTGGCCCACACCGGCGGAAAGCTGGATCTCGTCCTTCAGTTGGAGGTCGCCGACGGCGTGATCACGTGCGTCTACATCGTGCGGAACCCCGACAAACTCTCCGGAGTGATCGCGGAATAAGCCCGGAGACCGTTCGGGTTGCCTCTGCGGAGGGCGAAGCGACCACCGGCCCCGCGTCCGTCACGGACGCGGGGCCGAGTGCTGCGGGCGCCTCACCAGCGCACGAACGTCGTGTGAACACCCTGCGGTAGATTTCGGTTCCGCTGAGTTACGGCGCAGGATTGGTCTTGACCAACCGATTGACTCGTCCTATGGTCAATAGTTAGTGCAGGAACCTTTAATAAACAAGGGCACGGAAAACCGCCGGGGACACGGCGATTGCGGAGGATCAGGGTGGGGACCACGCAGCTGGAAACAGTGCCGGAGCCTAAGTACTGGCACCTGAAGACTGTGCTCGGCGAAGCGCTCGACTCGGACTTCGCGGTGGGGGAGATCCTGCCCAACGAGCGAGATCTGGCCGCTCGGTTCGGGGTCGCGCGCGCGACGCTGAGGCAGGCGCTCGAACAGCTGGAGCTGGAAGGCAGGCTCCAGCGCCGCCGGGGGGTCGGGACGACCGTCGCACCTCCGAGGGTGGGCGTGGACGTCTCCACGGCCCAGCACGAATGGCCGGGCGCCACGAAGGACGCCTGGCAGCTCATGGACTGCGCGGTCGCCGCCGCGCCGGGTCCTGTGGCCCGGCTGCTGGAGAGTTCCACGGACGACGAGGTGCACGTCGTCCGGCGCGTCCGGGTGACGCACGGTCAGTCCGTCGCCGCCGAACTGCTCTACGTACCGGCCTCGTCGGTGCCCGAACTGTCGGCCATCGCCGGCGCTTCGGGACCCGTCCGCGCCCGGGCCGTGCTGCGGGAGCTCCAGCGCCTGGCGCTCGACTCCCAGGACCGCGCGGTGGAGTTGGGCTCGGCGCGTGCCGACGACGCCAAGGAGCTGGACCGGCTGCCCGGCGCGCCCGTGCTGGTCGTTACGACGCGTTACATCGTGGAGGGCCGTCCGGCGGCCGTCTCGGTGGCCACGTACCGCGCGGACACCTGCCGGCTGACCTTCGGGGACTCCGGCGACCTGGAGATCAGCGAACACCCGGAGGAGCGCCGCGCGTCCTGACGGACGCGGCACGAGGCACACGCGTACACCTTCGGTCCCGTACGGCACGTCCGTACGGGACACGTACGCCACACGCGTGCGGCGCGATCGTACGCGCGGAAGTGACGCGCACGCGGACAGCGCACACGACGGCCCGTCGCTCAGCGGCGGGCCGTCACCGTTCCCTCCACCGCGAACAGTTGCTCCTCCACATGGTCGAGCGCCAGCCGCAGCGCCCCCGTGGCGACCGCCGCCTCGCCGAGCAGGGAGAGCGCCACACGCGGGGGCCGCAGACAGAAGCGCGACAGCTCGTCCCGCAGCGGGTCCAGGACGCCGTCGAGACCGGCCGCCCACCCGCCGATCACCACCAGCTCGGGATCGAGCGCCAGCACCAGCGCCGCCACGTCGTGCACCAGACGCCGGGTGAAGCGCTCCACGGCCTCCTGCGCGCCCACATCGCCGTCCTTGGCGAGGGCGAACACCTTGGCCACCGCGTGCTCGTCCAGCGGGTGCAGCGGCTCGTCCGTCGTGGACAGGAGCTTCTCCGGCGTCACGTCACGGCCCAGCAGGTGCAGCGCGCCGATCTCCCCGGCCGCCCCGCCGAACCCGCGGTGCAGCCGCCCGCCGATCAGCGAACCCGCCCCGGGACTCAGCCCGGCCAGTACGAAGACGATGTCGTCGGAGTCGGTCGCCGCGCCCTTCCACTGCTCGGCGACGGCGGCCGCGTTGGCGTCGTTCTCCACCAGCACCGGACAGCGGAACGAGCGGCCCAGCCGCTCGCCGAGGGCCAGTCCCGTCCATCCGGGCAGCGCCGTGCCGAGCCGTACGGTCCCGTCGGCCTCCACGATGCCGGGACTGCCGACGCCCACCGCCCGCAGCGAGTTGCGCGCCACCCCCGCGCGCCGCAGCACGTCCGCCACCACCAGCCGCACGCGCTCCAGGCGTTCGTCGGCGTCGGCGGTCTCCGAGACCTCCCGCGACCCGGCCCCGATGATCCGGCCGTCCAGTCCCGACAGGATCGCGGCCACGCGGTGCGGCCCGATCTCGATGCCCAGCAGATGCCCGGCCTCCGCGCGGAACCGGAACTTGCGGGCGGGGCGGCCCTGCTTGCGGGTCTCGCCCTCCTCGGGCGCCGACTCGACCACCAGACCGGCCTCCATGAGGCCCTCCACGACGCCCTCGACCGTCGGCCGCGACAGACCGGTGATCCGGGTCAGGTCGGTGAGGGTGAGGGATCCGGCGCCCCGCAGGGAATGCAGTACCACCGCGGAGTTGATCCGCCGCAGAAGCGAAGGGTCTCCGCCGGTCAGCCGCCCCACGGTAAGTCCTCCCAGCTCGTGCGTCGTCTGCCGGATGCTACTCGCTGGTCGCTTGCACGGCGAGGGGCGGCGGCCTCCCGCCGGACGGAGCGCCCTAGTGTGGACAGGTTCACCTCATCAGATCCAGAGCACCGGAGCAGTAGACCCGGAGCAGTGGATCCGGACCCGGACCTTAGGAGTCGGCATGGCGGCGGACGACGAGACAGTGATCAGTCCCACGGGCTGGGTGGCGAAGCAGGCCGCGGAGTACGAGGAGTCCGGAGGGACCCGGGGCACCACCTTGCAGGGCGCGCCGTGCCTCCTGCTCGACTACCGGGGCCGCCGCAGCGGACAGTGGCGCCGGACCGTGCTCATCTACGGACAGGACGGCGACGACTACTTGCTCGTGGCGTCCAAGGGCGGGGCCGACGAGCACCCGCTCTGGTACCTGAACCTGCAAGCGCAGCCCGCGGTACGCCTCCGGGTCGGCGCCGAGCGCTTCCACGCGTACGCGGAGACGCTGACACCGGAGGAGAAGGCCCGGGTGTGGCCCGGCCTGGTGGAGGTCTTCCCGCCCTACGAGGGCTACCAGAAGAATACAGAACGGGACATACCGGTGATCCGGCTGCGCCGAACGGAAGGCTGACCAAGACCGAGGGCTGATCCGGGGAAGCGGAGGCCGGCCGGTCGGCGAGGACCGGCCGGCCGGGGCAGGTGTCAGCCCGGCGCGACAAACCCCGACTCGTACGCCGCGATCACCGCCTGCGTCCTGTCCCGCGCCCCCAGCTTCGCCAGCACCGCGCTCACATGGGACTTCACCGTCTCCGTCCCCACCACCAGCCCCGCGGCGATCTCCGCGTTCGTCAGCCCCCGCGCCATCTGCCGCAGCACCTCCGCCTCCCGGTCGGTGAGCCGCGCGCTCTCCAGGCTGCCGCGCGCGGCCGCGGTGCCGTACTCGGCCGCGAGCGCCCGTACGGAGGCCGGGAAGAGCAGTGAGTCGCCCTCGGCGATCAGGCGCACGGCGTGCACGATCTCCGCCGGACGGGCCCGCTTGAGGAGGAAGCCGTCGGCGCCCGCCCGGAGCGCCTGGTACACGTACTCGTCCTGCTCGAAGGTCGTGACGACGACGATCTTGGGCGGGTTCCGCACGGTACGCAGCACCGCCCGCGTGGCCTCGATCCCGTCGAGCAGCGGCATCCGTACGTCCATCGCGACCACATCGGGCCGCAGTCGGCGCACCAGCGGGACGACGGCGGCGCCGTCGGCCGCCTCCCCCACCACGGTGATGTCGGGCTGCGCCTCCAGGACGGCGCGCAGGCCCGCGCGTACCAGCGGCTCGTCGTCGACCAACAGCACAGTGATGGGCATCCGGTCAGGTTATCGGCCCCCGACCGCGCTCCACGCAGCCCGCCTTCCCGATCCGCTCAGGCCGCGCTTCATGACCCCTCAGCCCGCCCCGGGACCGCTCAGCGGAAGCCGGGCGCTCACCTGCCACTCCCCGTCGTACGCCCCGGTCCTGGCCTCCCCGCCGAGCAGCGCCGCCCTCTCCCGTATCCCCCGCAGCCCGTTCCCCGGGGAGGACGCGGAGGCGTCCTCGGCGAGAGGGTTCGCGACCTCGATACCGAGCCTGTCGTCCGTCACCTCGATGAGGATCCGCACCGGCACCGGGCCCGAGTGCCGCAGCACATTGGTGAGCGCCTCCTGAAGGATGCGGTACCCCTCCCGGGACACCGGCCCCGGCAACCGCTCCAGCGGCCCCGACGTCGTGACCTCCACCACCGCCCCCGACGCCCGCGCCGACTCCAGCAGCCGGTCCGCCTCGACCAGCGTGGGCCGCTGCGAGGCCGGCCGGCCCGACTCCCGCAGGACGAGCAGGACCCGCTCCAGATCCTCCAGCGCCGCCCGGCCGGTCTCCTCGATCACCCCGAGCGCGCGGTCGGTGAACTCCGGGTCCCCGGCCGCCCTGGCCGCCCCCGCCTGGACCACGGCGACGGTGAGCGCGTGCCCGATCGAGTCGTGCAGCTCGCGGGCGATGCGGGTGCGTTCCAGGAGTCGTTCCGTACGTTCCTCCAGGGCGGCCAACCGCTGTGCGGGGGACGGGCCGAGCAGCCGGAGGGCGGCTGCCGCGCCCAGATTCCCGAGCTTCACGATCCCCACCACGAACCCGGCGGCCGGCAGCGGCGCGAGCACCGCGAACCACCACTGGGGCGTGACCTCCGACAGGAACGGCAGGCCCATCCAGGAGCCTTCCGCACCGGCGTGGAACAACTCGATCGTGAGGGCCGGGCCCCACACCGTCGTGATCGTGATCGCCCCCGACAGCAGCGCGCGGACCTCCAGCCACAACACCGTCCGCCACCGCTCGCCCCACGTGGTGGACGAGGCGAGGGACACGGACCCGGCGGGCACGCTCCCGTCGTGCG includes:
- a CDS encoding LamG-like jellyroll fold domain-containing protein, yielding MFDYVLPHPAGARHFCPFDEDDALRQQPFRPRTLLRALACTVALLLPVGATLVPAAAAAPAPGVAPATASAPAFASDDPATDVHGLKGEYFRMSAPGARDFAELGGVALDPQINFPGLTGTFESTTGRTENTTARWTGQITAPATGDYTFSAIGDNGFRLFIDGSVVIDHWVPDWDVEQHSEPVALTAGEPHEFRLEMFQDIGGANMFLRWASKDLNKQIVPEEAFTPPADFEVYPVALSVAEDGTRLQATFDGTVENIGGVKDHLKIEADTSPMPVKSVAKASNNRKALVVTLAAPIQKGQQVRVAYDGEGGLRAGGDTVPPISRTAKNRSTHRLTTTWGDKLDRDHPLPEYPRPQQVRDRWMNLNGPWEFAGAAEGEQPVFGKRLGERIVVPFPVESQLSGLERHEDHMFYRKLVTVPKNWSVGKGPDGGQRLKLNFDAVDYRSTVWVNGRKVAEHTGGYTGFTADITDAVKGSGPQEIIVAVTDVTGPNQPKGKQSTNPGGIVYTPSSGIWQTVWMEPVAPAAVDSLTTTPDIDKGTLALTVNSAGASAGARITAVARDKKGKTVGTVTGPANRALTLPVRNQHLWSPDDPYLYDLEVTLADGRSKDSVDSYFGMRSLAVEKVGGYQKLVLNGKPFFSLAMLDQGFWPDGLYTQPSDAALTFDLKAQKDLGFNAVRKHIKVESPRWYYHADKLGLLVWQDFVSSDISTDQGKQAFLSQGKEMMKQLHNSPSIGGWIVFNEGWGEWDRVETGKITEAVQADDPSRVVNAHSGVNCCSSKGDSGKGDIIDHHDYLNNDAPFPDHRAAMDGEHGGFTLRTAGHMWPGAPAAIYSGVADKDALTAKYVDNTRTYYLAAAGAELSGSVYTQVSDLENELNGLWTYDRREIKVDPKKVRQINQQVIAAGAAAGDRDQLKGGAAWSLDENKGTTAADSGPNRAPLTLNAGTTWTPGVQGSALKFNGQGQYAETRGPVVDTTQDYSVSAWATLDALPGNYATLVSQDGRRTENPFYLQYGQGAFAFSTPGGHRARLEMKPETGKWYHLVGVREGDDLKLYVDGTLAATAPAGPADVSTGPLSVGRAKWGGANGDFWNGSIDQVKVYDRVLTAAEVSTLHDAEQP
- the sigJ gene encoding RNA polymerase sigma factor SigJ, coding for MTSTDQFEAHRSLLTGVAYRMLGRVADAEDVVQDAWLRWTAEDRAEVREPRAYLVRITTRLAIDRLRQAHVRREAYVGPWLPEPVTTDLGSAVPDSAERAMLAESVSFAVLVVLESLSPLERAVFVLREAFGFPYAEIAAVLDRGEAAVRQLAGRARRHVDERRPRFDVDQAERRALTEQFLAAAGGGDLDALLTLLAPDVRLVGDSGGKAKAPLRIVEGADKVGRFLSAVSGDAGLYEFRVTEVNGAPAVLAHTGGKLDLVLQLEVADGVITCVYIVRNPDKLSGVIAE
- a CDS encoding MFS transporter translates to MERSLRAGRLATFAYFVLAGFIMGMWIVHIPVIEHRTGISHAVLGWLLLLLGAGAFGGMQLAGPLTDRFGARTVVPASAALCAASLVLPGLAVDVWTLGGALLLLGVGNGCLDVSMNAHAVQVERGYGRPIMSAFHAWFSIGGVLAALIGAFTLGRGWSAGATLAGTALFCLAAAGVAAGALLRPDPPAAVDASAAEASTGPARKARRATPSRIWILAVLAFMLMLCEGVANDWSVLHVKDVLGAPASTAALAYGAFATAMTAGRLLTDRVAARVGAVAVLRYGSAVGAAGLTLAAFAPDVPLALLGWTVVGAGLSGCVPQLFSAAGHADPDAAGANVSRVAGLGYLGMLAGPAVIGPLTHAIPLNLTFLLPAAFCVVAGFTARILKPEPSPEPRLAADSREKKTPTSRPTAG
- a CDS encoding GntR family transcriptional regulator, giving the protein MGTTQLETVPEPKYWHLKTVLGEALDSDFAVGEILPNERDLAARFGVARATLRQALEQLELEGRLQRRRGVGTTVAPPRVGVDVSTAQHEWPGATKDAWQLMDCAVAAAPGPVARLLESSTDDEVHVVRRVRVTHGQSVAAELLYVPASSVPELSAIAGASGPVRARAVLRELQRLALDSQDRAVELGSARADDAKELDRLPGAPVLVVTTRYIVEGRPAAVSVATYRADTCRLTFGDSGDLEISEHPEERRAS
- a CDS encoding DeoR/GlpR family DNA-binding transcription regulator, producing MTSVERLRKITDAVRETGRSSVAELAGLTGASEMTIRRDLEVLAEQGVLERYRGGARSLLLRGEEPPFVLRAQDGQEAKARIAAEVAGLIADGESVVVDSGTTCLEVARALHGRRLTVMPLSLHAANALADAPRLTLLLPGGRPRPGELALTGPLTLASLATLRFDTAVLGCCGLTAADGLTAYDLDDAAVKRAAIASSRRVVAVAEAAKFSRTALAFVTPAAALHVVVTDRAAPEDETEALAEAGVTVRRV
- a CDS encoding nitroreductase family deazaflavin-dependent oxidoreductase, encoding MAADDETVISPTGWVAKQAAEYEESGGTRGTTLQGAPCLLLDYRGRRSGQWRRTVLIYGQDGDDYLLVASKGGADEHPLWYLNLQAQPAVRLRVGAERFHAYAETLTPEEKARVWPGLVEVFPPYEGYQKNTERDIPVIRLRRTEG
- a CDS encoding ROK family transcriptional regulator; translated protein: MGRLTGGDPSLLRRINSAVVLHSLRGAGSLTLTDLTRITGLSRPTVEGVVEGLMEAGLVVESAPEEGETRKQGRPARKFRFRAEAGHLLGIEIGPHRVAAILSGLDGRIIGAGSREVSETADADERLERVRLVVADVLRRAGVARNSLRAVGVGSPGIVEADGTVRLGTALPGWTGLALGERLGRSFRCPVLVENDANAAAVAEQWKGAATDSDDIVFVLAGLSPGAGSLIGGRLHRGFGGAAGEIGALHLLGRDVTPEKLLSTTDEPLHPLDEHAVAKVFALAKDGDVGAQEAVERFTRRLVHDVAALVLALDPELVVIGGWAAGLDGVLDPLRDELSRFCLRPPRVALSLLGEAAVATGALRLALDHVEEQLFAVEGTVTARR
- a CDS encoding response regulator transcription factor, whose product is MPITVLLVDDEPLVRAGLRAVLEAQPDITVVGEAADGAAVVPLVRRLRPDVVAMDVRMPLLDGIEATRAVLRTVRNPPKIVVVTTFEQDEYVYQALRAGADGFLLKRARPAEIVHAVRLIAEGDSLLFPASVRALAAEYGTAAARGSLESARLTDREAEVLRQMARGLTNAEIAAGLVVGTETVKSHVSAVLAKLGARDRTQAVIAAYESGFVAPG
- a CDS encoding alkaline phosphatase D family protein, encoding MSYHPNSPQSAASPGRRGVLRGTLAASAALALPTAGLVAGAAPAQARSGRPRAAWGVQMGDVTSSSGLAWVRSDRPARMIVETSATESFRRARTWHGPLLGPGSDFTGTVPLRGLPAGEQVHYRVTLADPDDYRRTGEPVYGTFRTAPARRRQGVRFLWSGDIAGQGWGINPDIGGYRAYDEMRRLDPDFFLCSGDTIYADGPLEPQVTLPDGRIWRNVTTEEKSKVAQSLDEYRGNFRYNLLDANVRRFNSQVPTIVQWDDHEVRNNWYPGQILDDVRYTEKNVDLLAARSARAFREYFPVSTLHERGADRRVHRVISHGPLLDVFVLDMRSFRNANSPDRQADDTTGILGAEQLEWLKRELSRSRAEWKVIAADMPLGLVVPDGATNFEAVAQGDPGAPLGRELQIAELLRYIKHRRITGTLWLTADVHYTSAQHYAPERAAFKDFAPFWEFVSGPLAAGGFQANALDGTFGPDRVFVRAPDRANVSPMESPQYFGEVDIDGGSGELTVRLRAEGGTVLFSKVLRPGKVGQER